GAATGAGCAGCAAAAACAGACACTCGGAATGAAATGTGTGGACTAATGGATGTTCATATGTATCAAACATGCAAAACAAGCTTAGGTACCTTTATTGCGAAAAGATCACCAGTTATCCTCTTCTTAGCCAGGAAAACCCTTCCAAATGCCCCACGACTGATAGGTTTTATAATCTCAAAGTCATCAATAGAGGTACGATCCTTTGAAGAGTGAATTGGGCTTGTTCTCAAGCTGCGAACCACATCATCTTCCAAGATGACATCATCATCAATTACAGGGCTCTCTATATCTATCTTTTCGACATCCACCATCTCAGTAAGTTGCAAATACTTCTCCCTGCAAAATCAAATTACAACTTAATAAGAATAATCGTCGACAAATTGCAAAGGACAACCCATAAAGTTCATATTGAATTGTGGCAATGATGGGGCGAGTGGGGGTCCAAGGGGTATAATGATACCCTCCAGATTTTTAAACTTCAGATATAATCCGGGCCAGACCAAAAGGCACGACTTagtaaacaatttaaatttctacATGCATAACATGTGCAAGAAGTCTAATTCATAACTAATATTTTCTTATGAGTAAAAGAATATATAACTAGGTTTAGTACAAGAGGTACAGATCAGCAAGTGCAACTAGCATACTAACATCAGCTGGTCTGATCATtagaaaaaatcatattttacatCAAAAGTGTCTTCAACTAGAACTTACACCAAAATTTATTCATTGAGAATTCACTCACTGAAGTTCAATGTTCGCTAGGAGCGCCTTATTATTAATAAGGCACTGTCATTATAGAGACATGTTGCATAATATATAACAGAGAAGTACTAACCGAATTAGCTTTTCAATGCGTGTTCCAAAGGTTTCCACAGTAAGTGCATCGAACTTCCTTCGTTCTACAACAACCCTCAAGTCATCTAGACAAGATAATAAATACGACGCTGTGCGATCATCATCCAGACTAACATTGGCTGCACACCGCGCTATATCAGCAAGTTCATTCATCTACAAcaatccaaaaaatatagtaGGCTGGTTTAGAGACAGTTATAATCACTGGATTGTGCATCACCAACATCAAACACAACACAGTGCTGAACACATAGGGAAAACCATTTGATACAAAATGCTGAATTTAATGGATAATGACATCCATGGCATAATTGGTTTAGGACAACAAATTAGAAATAATAGTCGTATATAAAAGAGGTTAAAATAAAAGCTTGCCTGTGGCAGATCATCATGTTCAGAATAAGCACCCTTCCCCGCCAAGAGCAAGTCAATCTGACTTGTCCTTGGTGTCATTAAAGGAGACCTAGGAGTCATGCTCCCTGCAGATGATGTTGTCATACCTTGGTCAGACTTGGGACCAAAACGAGTTCTGCATGATATAAGTGGTAATCCCTTTAGGTCATCCATAAAAACTGAATTTTCGGTTTCAGGGAAACAGTCTAGCATATCCGCTGAGCCTCTGCGAGACCAATCACTAAGTTTAGGGGAAAGAGCATCAGATTCTTCAGTCATACTTGAATTTGACACTTTTGCTACATCAGGACTTCCAACCATCTGTTGGGAATCCTTCTGAGTAGATGATTCCATCATCTTTTCTAGTGTTTCAGAAATTCTGACAAGGCGCTCATTGACACTCAGACCCTTCTGATCACATCTGTCAGCAACTGCACAAATCCTTGAATGATCTTCAACATGTGAAGTAGGTACATCCTCTTCACATATTCGACAAATTATTGAATTTTCCTCACTGTTATTCTGCTGATCTCCCCAGTAGCCCCAGGAAACTTTGTGTTGGTGCTTAGAAGCATGGTCATGAGAATCTTTGACAGCAAGAAGCTCAGATGGCTTGGCAACAGAGAGATCTATATCagaaatgaattttttatctGATGTTTTCAAAGGTTCAACTGTCCCATAATTTTGGTCTTTCAACTGAGCAGTTTCTTTTGGGCTTCTTCCTGATGGAGATGGGAATTTTTTCCAAGAAGCCATTCGATTTCTGCCCGAAGGAGACTCGGAGTTTTTTGAAGAATCATCATCAGCAGGCGGCAGCTGAATTTCTGGTTTCGTAGTACCTTTCTTCCAATTCAAGGTATTCTGCTCTTGGCTATGAGCTTTTTTTAATGAAGCTTTTGAGATCTTTAAAGAACTAGAATTTTTGGGATCCCTTCCCACACTAGGAGGAATACATTTTCCAGTAGTATGCAAGACTCTGGACTGACGGAGATTGAAAACGTGTTCATCCTCAGCCAAGGCACTTTCCTTGTGGAATTGCAACAACCTAGTACACCGTGTGAGAATGAAAAGCATTCGAGTGTGAAGCTGCTTTAGCGTCCCTGGAGGTAGCTCTTGACGTCTGTCATCCAAGTCCTGAACTATGCTTTCACACTGAAGCCAAAACTCCCCAGATGAAGTCATAGCACAGCGCCTGGCCAAAATTAGCAAGTCCTCAATTGTCTCTTGCCATTCAGGATGAGTATCTGCATTTTTTTCAAGAACTCCAACCAGGTCTGCTGCAAAAATAGCCAGTTCAGAGTTCACCTCTtccttttctttatcaaatttagCCCTAATGACAACCAAGATCTCCTGCACATAAAGAAAAGCAAATTCATTTTAAAGTAATGTTTCCTACAACACAAACCATAACCTCCACAATACAATGTAAAATGGAAAGTAAAGTACCTCAAGGTTATTATTTAATCTTCGAGGCTTCCAAAATGGAAAGGGCCGGACACCTTTGGAATTTAACTCATGGGAAAAACTCTTGATATCACCAGGAAACCTCTTTCCGGGGGCACTTGTGACACGTAATATAGCTTGAAAACGAGGAGATTCAGATTCTTTCGGATTTTCAAAATCATATGCTGTCTGGAAAGGGAACAATCAGTCTTTTTGCCATAACACATGAACAGAGTACAAAAACTAATTCAAACAAATTCAATTTAATCAAATCAATTACAAAAGATATCACACGCTCCACACCCTGCAGTACCTCTGGAGTGCAAACATCTTCACTTCTTAAGTCTCCAGTCTGAGTCTGTGATGATGCCTGTGCTCCTGTTTAAAGTAATATGATGAGCGAAAGAAACATTTTGGTATTAAAAACAGCATACTCAGCAGTAAGTCCAGAAGTCATACTGTGGATATTGGGATCAATTACCATATTTAGTCACAGTAATATTTcagtaacaaaaaataataatatttgtataacttcaaaaaaaaacatattttagtaACATTTAGTTGTGTATTTCTTCCCTCAACCCCCACCATGGCAGGAGCTTTATGGTACTTCAACTATTATCGTTAcgtacaaatttatttatcttgaTCAGAGGTTGGTTATTTCACAAAGGTGTTAAATTCTGAACAGCATCTACTTTGCttgtcatatataatataagtgATGAAACAGCTAAGAAGAAATTATTTTCAAAGCAAATTTCTAGCCTTCTTGTGTTTAAACTTAGTGTCTCTTTCTATGGGGTCTGATGCCCTAGTTTTCTAACTGCTTTTTAGTCAAAACACGAGGAAGCCAATTAAATGCCAGGAAACCAGCCATTTCAAATCCTAATTGACTTATATCAAATCCAAAAAACTGGCTGCAACTTATGAGTTTTTTTATGCCTGATCAGATTCTGTTTTTCCAACCTCACTGGTGTTCAAATTAGTTGCCCAGTCACTTGATTAAGTCAAACCCGACCTAGTTTTTTAGGTCAACACTTGATTAAGTCAAACCCGACCTAGTTTTTTTCCATGGTTTTCAGTTATTGCAGCCAAACCTCATCTACTGAAAAAGACTACTATACTTTCAGtgttttcaattaaaattttttttttcaaaatgtagTGATTTCAGTTGGTCTGTATTCCCCCAACAATTTCACAAAAAGTGTCATTTAGTcgttaaatgattaaataaaatagtagcAATATGGTCCCCTTCTAAATATGATATGTCAAAAGGAAAAGTATATGTTTTGTAATATgaagattttataatttttctatttgaaCTACACAACTTTTCTCCTTAATGAAGGCTGGTCATAATGTATGCTTAATAATTCTAATCTGCCAATCTTATTGATAACGCctttgaaataatataaatcaaattgaTGGTACCGGTACCCAGGATTATCCCAATACATATCATCATACTTGCAACTATATATATGAACATTATGTCATTAATATACaagttttataataatttgtacCAGTACTACAAATAACACTTAGAAGTATGGAGAAACAAGACTTTATTTCCAAATTCCAATGCCTGGGAATTcaattgataatttttacaaTCCAAACTGAGAATTGCAAAGAGATTAGGCTAGTTACTTTTTTAATTCTatagaattataattttaattctaaCAGGCCTTCCAAGTCAAATTCCATGCACCAAACCAGACAATTTCCGATAATATATATTATGTGGGTGAGGAAGACTTTTCTCCCCAAGAACTGTTTTTCCCTCAAAAGTACCCTCTTAAACTCACTTGCAATATCAATATGGTCCTGTTTGTCTGACAAAATTGAACTTCGATTTGAGCCTCAGAATTAAAACTGGACCTCCGAATTCCAAATAACTTGTGGTGTATATCAGAATTACAATTCCAATTGTCAACACAATTTCATggaattaataaataacaagTTTTTAATACTTTCACCTCTGATAAtcgaaattttaaattacaattccAAGCAAAAAAGGTGAAAGTTAAAACAAGTGTgtgtttgatttttaataaaaaaataaaaaaataaaacaagcaTGACTTTGCACATCTTTTGGGGAGCATCTAGGGGTTCTATCTACCACCCATTTGAATTGGATTCAAAATagactattattattaattgatcaTTTTCTTTGATGCATGCACAGTTGCACAATCCAGCAACCACTTTTATCATGTACTCTTCTTCCTTCCCCTCTCAAGTATTGAAGCCATGGCTCTTTCTACGTGTGAACTTGTAATTCCATCCAATAGATAACATCTCTTAATAATCCGATAAAGATATTACTACCCGGTTTACTCGCTAGAAATCAGAATAATTCCTTCCATATTCCTTAGCATAAGCACTTATCATAAAAGTGTTTATGTATAAGCTATATTTCTATAAcaaataacaaaagataaaataaagtcaaactatttCAATATAACCTATGTAAGCTATTTTCACAAGTTATCTTAGAGAGCCTAAGAAAATAagctaaaaataacttatagaCATGTCATAAGTTTTTGCTATAAGTTCTCTCAAACAGTCTTACATGTGTGTGTTTATACCAAtagataagctcaaataagtAAATTTAAACAAAGCTAAACCATTCTTCAAAACAAGTTAATAATGCCTCTAGACAAAAACATTAATCAAAACTTACCAAACTAAGATCACAATGGACTTAACTGACTACAAAACTATGAAATCCATTTTATATCCATAATTCTCTTTCATAAGTAGGCAAACACATTCCCATACCATCATCACACATCACATAATCATCACCAAACTACCATCACCAATGTCATCATCCATTACAAAAAAGGATAATCTTAATAACAGATTATAACACAGATTAGCACTAATCATACCTGCTTCAGAAGAGGATTCACCATTCTGTAACCGCGACGGCGGCAACACGACCGGACTCTGTTCCGTCGACTGCACACCACTCCCCACCGACATACCATCCAAACTACTCCCATTATCAACACAAACATCAGTTCCCAAACCTTCCCGAAACCCTACTCTATTCTGACTCCCTACATCCTTCTTCTTCCCAACACCAGGCCTCGAAAGATTACTAGCACCAAGCGCCGCCGCAGCTCCTCCTTTATCACCTCTAAAACCGAAGAAACTCTCCTGCGGTAACGGTCCCGATCTCGTCTTTATCCTATTCAATCCTAACGACGAAGCCAAAATCGGCGAAACAGAAGCCGCTGCCGTcgacgaagaagaagaagaagaatacgGCGACGTCAACGGTAACTCCTTCACCTCCATCGCCGTCGCCGGACTCAATTTCTTCAAACCGGAACGAGAGCGAGATTCCAGCAGAATCTCACTCTCCTTTCCCTTAACAACATCTTTCTTCTTACTTCCATCTTTAACCAACGTTTTCCGGCTAGCAGCGGAGGCTCCAATAATTCCTCCACCTCCTCCGCCACTTGTGGTGGTTCCGGCGGTAGAAGTTAGGGTTTGAATAACGGttgatttagtttttttcttaTCGGATCTAGAAGGAGAATTCGAAGAGATTGATCTAGGACTGTTTGAAGAAGCATCTGGACTTGAAGTATCAGATTTTTTGGAAGAGAAGAATCTTCCTTTAAAGACCATGTTTGGTTGTAATAATGATTAACTTCTAACACTAGCATGTGCAGCATGTTCATGCTGCTACTACCAAACGCGACATTTTATTGAATCGTGAATTTTTAGCTTTTTC
This region of Cicer arietinum cultivar CDC Frontier isolate Library 1 chromosome 8, Cicar.CDCFrontier_v2.0, whole genome shotgun sequence genomic DNA includes:
- the LOC101496611 gene encoding probable serine/threonine protein kinase IREH1 isoform X1, with amino-acid sequence MVFKGRFFSSKKSDTSSPDASSNSPRSISSNSPSRSDKKKTKSTVIQTLTSTAGTTTSGGGGGGIIGASAASRKTLVKDGSKKKDVVKGKESEILLESRSRSGLKKLSPATAMEVKELPLTSPYSSSSSSSTAAASVSPILASSLGLNRIKTRSGPLPQESFFGFRGDKGGAAAALGASNLSRPGVGKKKDVGSQNRVGFREGLGTDVCVDNGSSLDGMSVGSGVQSTEQSPVVLPPSRLQNGESSSEAGAQASSQTQTGDLRSEDVCTPETAYDFENPKESESPRFQAILRVTSAPGKRFPGDIKSFSHELNSKGVRPFPFWKPRRLNNNLEEILVVIRAKFDKEKEEVNSELAIFAADLVGVLEKNADTHPEWQETIEDLLILARRCAMTSSGEFWLQCESIVQDLDDRRQELPPGTLKQLHTRMLFILTRCTRLLQFHKESALAEDEHVFNLRQSRVLHTTGKCIPPSVGRDPKNSSSLKISKASLKKAHSQEQNTLNWKKGTTKPEIQLPPADDDSSKNSESPSGRNRMASWKKFPSPSGRSPKETAQLKDQNYGTVEPLKTSDKKFISDIDLSVAKPSELLAVKDSHDHASKHQHKVSWGYWGDQQNNSEENSIICRICEEDVPTSHVEDHSRICAVADRCDQKGLSVNERLVRISETLEKMMESSTQKDSQQMVGSPDVAKVSNSSMTEESDALSPKLSDWSRRGSADMLDCFPETENSVFMDDLKGLPLISCRTRFGPKSDQGMTTSSAGSMTPRSPLMTPRTSQIDLLLAGKGAYSEHDDLPQMNELADIARCAANVSLDDDRTASYLLSCLDDLRVVVERRKFDALTVETFGTRIEKLIREKYLQLTEMVDVEKIDIESPVIDDDVILEDDVVRSLRTSPIHSSKDRTSIDDFEIIKPISRGAFGRVFLAKKRITGDLFAIKVLKKADMIRKNAVESILAERDILITVRNPFVVRFFYSFTCRENLYLVMEYLNGGDLYSLLRNLGCLDEEVARVYIAEVVLALEYLHSLRVVHRDLKPDNLLIAHDGHIKLTDFGLSKVGLINSTDDLSGPAVSGTSLLGEDESYTSTSEDQRERRKKRSAVGTPDYLAPEILLGTGHGYTADWWSVGVILFELLVGIPPFNAEHPQTIFDNILNRKIPWPEVPEEMSFEAHDLIDRLLTEDPNQRLGARGASEVKQHVFFKDINWDTLARQKAAFVPASESALDTSYFTSRYSWNTSDGLPYPASDMEDSSDADSLSGSSSCLSNRHDEVGDECGGLAEFDSSSSVNYSFSNFSFKNLSQLASINYDLTKGWKDDPSTNSSA
- the LOC101496611 gene encoding probable serine/threonine protein kinase IREH1 isoform X5, encoding MVFKGRFFSSKKSDTSSPDASSNSPRSISSNSPSRSDKKKTKSTVIQTLTSTAGTTTSGGGGGGIIGASAASRKTLVKDGSKKKDVVKGKESEILLESRSRSGLKKLSPATAMEVKELPLTSPYSSSSSSSTAAASVSPILASSLGLNRIKTRSGPLPQESFFGFRGDKGGAAAALGASNLSRPGVGKKKDVGSQNRVGFREGLGTDVCVDNGSSLDGMSVGSGVQSTEQSPVVLPPSRLQNGESSSEAGAQASSQTQTGDLRSEDVCTPETAYDFENPKESESPRFQAILRVTSAPGKRFPGDIKSFSHELNSKGVRPFPFWKPRRLNNNLEEILVVIRAKFDKEKEEVNSELAIFAADLVGVLEKNADTHPEWQETIEDLLILARRCAMTSSGEFWLQCESIVQDLDDRRQELPPGTLKQLHTRMLFILTRCTRLLQFHKESALAEDEHVFNLRQSRVLHTTGKCIPPSVGRDPKNSSSLKISKASLKKAHSQEQNTLNWKKGTTKPEIQLPPADDDSSKNSESPSGRNRMASWKKFPSPSGRSPKETAQLKDQNYGTVEPLKTSDKKFISDIDLSVAKPSELLAVKDSHDHASKHQHKVSWGYWGDQQNNSEENSIICRICEEDVPTSHVEDHSRICAVADRCDQKGLSVNERLVRISETLEKMMESSTQKDSQQMVGSPDVAKVSNSSMTEESDALSPKLSDWSRRGSADMLDCFPETENSVFMDDLKGLPLISCRTRFGPKSDQGMTTSSAGSMTPRSPLMTPRTSQIDLLLAGKGAYSEHDDLPQMNELADIARCAANVSLDDDRTASYLLSCLDDLRVVVERRKFDALTVETFGTRIEKLIREKYLQLTEMVDVEKIDIESPVIDDDVILEDDVVRSLRTSPIHSSKDRTSIDDFEIIKPISRGAFGRVFLAKKRITGDLFAIKVLKKADMIRKNAVESILAERDILITVRNPFVVRFFYSFTCRENLYLVMEYLNGGDLYSLLRNLGCLDEEVARVYIAEVVLALEYLHSLRVVHRDLKPDNLLIAHDGHIKLTDFGLSKVGLINSTDDLSGPAVSGTSLLGEDESYTSTSEDQRERRKKRSAVGTPDYLAPEILLGTGHGYTADWWSVGVILFELLVGIPPFNAEHPQIIDRRS
- the LOC101496611 gene encoding probable serine/threonine protein kinase IREH1 isoform X3 gives rise to the protein MVFKGRFFSSKKSDTSSPDASSNSPRSISSNSPSRSDKKKTKSTVIQTLTSTAGTTTSGGGGGGIIGASAASRKTLVKDGSKKKDVVKGKESEILLESRSRSGLKKLSPATAMEVKELPLTSPYSSSSSSSTAAASVSPILASSLGLNRIKTRSGPLPQESFFGFRGDKGGAAAALGASNLSRPGVGKKKDVGSQNRVGFREGLGTDVCVDNGSSLDGMSVGSGVQSTEQSPVVLPPSRLQNGESSSEAGAQASSQTQTGDLRSEDVCTPETAYDFENPKESESPRFQAILRVTSAPGKRFPGDIKSFSHELNSKGVRPFPFWKPRRLNNNLEEILVVIRAKFDKEKEEVNSELAIFAADLVGVLEKNADTHPEWQETIEDLLILARRCAMTSSGEFWLQCESIVQDLDDRRQELPPGTLKQLHTRMLFILTRCTRLLQFHKESALAEDEHVFNLRQSRVLHTTGKCIPPSVGRDPKNSSSLKISKASLKKAHSQEQNTLNWKKGTTKPEIQLPPADDDSSKNSESPSGRNRMASWKKFPSPSGRSPKETAQLKDQNYGTVEPLKTSDKKFISDIDLSVAKPSELLAVKDSHDHASKHQHKVSWGYWGDQQNNSEENSIICRICEEDVPTSHVEDHSRICAVADRCDQKGLSVNERLVRISETLEKMMESSTQKDSQQMVGSPDVAKVSNSSMTEESDALSPKLSDWSRRGSADMLDCFPETENSVFMDDLKGLPLISCRTRFGPKSDQGMTTSSAGSMTPRSPLMTPRTSQIDLLLAGKGAYSEHDDLPQMNELADIARCAANVSLDDDRTASYLLSCLDDLRVVVERRKFDALTVETFGTRIEKLIREKYLQLTEMVDVEKIDIESPVIDDDVILEDDVVRSLRTSPIHSSKDRTSIDDFEIIKPISRGAFGRVFLAKKRITGDLFAIKVLKKADMIRKNAVESILAERDILITVRNPFVVRFFYSFTCRENLYLVMEYLNGGDLYSLLRNLGCLDEEVARVYIAEVVLALEYLHSLRVVHRDLKPDNLLIAHDGHIKLTDFGLSKVGLINSTDDLSGPAVSGTSLLGEDESYTSTSEDQRERRKKRSAVGTPDYLAPEILLGTGHGSYSPVFMFKGILRIGGLLESFYLSCLSVFHPSMQSIRRLYLIIFLIVRYLGLKFLKK
- the LOC101496611 gene encoding probable serine/threonine protein kinase IREH1 isoform X6, whose product is MVFKGRFFSSKKSDTSSPDASSNSPRSISSNSPSRSDKKKTKSTVIQTLTSTAGTTTSGGGGGGIIGASAASRKTLVKDGSKKKDVVKGKESEILLESRSRSGLKKLSPATAMEVKELPLTSPYSSSSSSSTAAASVSPILASSLGLNRIKTRSGPLPQESFFGFRGDKGGAAAALGASNLSRPGVGKKKDVGSQNRVGFREGLGTDVCVDNGSSLDGMSVGSGVQSTEQSPVVLPPSRLQNGESSSEAGAQASSQTQTGDLRSEDVCTPETAYDFENPKESESPRFQAILRVTSAPGKRFPGDIKSFSHELNSKGVRPFPFWKPRRLNNNLEEILVVIRAKFDKEKEEVNSELAIFAADLVGVLEKNADTHPEWQETIEDLLILARRCAMTSSGEFWLQCESIVQDLDDRRQELPPGTLKQLHTRMLFILTRCTRLLQFHKESALAEDEHVFNLRQSRVLHTTGKCIPPSVGRDPKNSSSLKISKASLKKAHSQEQNTLNWKKGTTKPEIQLPPADDDSSKNSESPSGRNRMASWKKFPSPSGRSPKETAQLKDQNYGTVEPLKTSDKKFISDIDLSVAKPSELLAVKDSHDHASKHQHKVSWGYWGDQQNNSEENSIICRICEEDVPTSHVEDHSRICAVADRCDQKGLSVNERLVRISETLEKMMESSTQKDSQQMVGSPDVAKVSNSSMTEESDALSPKLSDWSRRGSADMLDCFPETENSVFMDDLKGLPLISCRTRFGPKSDQGMTTSSAGSMTPRSPLMTPRTSQIDLLLAGKGAYSEHDDLPQMNELADIARCAANVSLDDDRTASYLLSCLDDLRVVVERRKFDALTVETFGTRIEKLIREKYLQLTEMVDVEKIDIESPVIDDDVILEDDVVRSLRTSPIHSSKDRTSIDDFEIIKPISRGAFGRVFLAKKRITGDLFAIKVLKKADMIRKNAVESILAERDILITVRNPFVVRFFYSFTCRENLYLVMEYLNGGDLYSLLRNLGCLDEEVARVYIAEVVLALEYLHSLRVVHRDLKPDNLLIAHDGHIKLTDFGLSKVGLINSTDDLSGPAVSGTSLLGEDESYTSTSEDQRERRKKRSAVGTPDYLAPEILLGTGHGYTADWWSVGVILFELLVGIPPFNAEHPQIM
- the LOC101496611 gene encoding probable serine/threonine protein kinase IREH1 isoform X4, producing the protein MVFKGRFFSSKKSDTSSPDASSNSPRSISSNSPSRSDKKKTKSTVIQTLTSTAGTTTSGGGGGGIIGASAASRKTLVKDGSKKKDVVKGKESEILLESRSRSGLKKLSPATAMEVKELPLTSPYSSSSSSSTAAASVSPILASSLGLNRIKTRSGPLPQESFFGFRGDKGGAAAALGASNLSRPGVGKKKDVGSQNRVGFREGLGTDVCVDNGSSLDGMSVGSGVQSTEQSPVVLPPSRLQNGESSSEAGAQASSQTQTGDLRSEDVCTPETAYDFENPKESESPRFQAILRVTSAPGKRFPGDIKSFSHELNSKGVRPFPFWKPRRLNNNLEEILVVIRAKFDKEKEEVNSELAIFAADLVGVLEKNADTHPEWQETIEDLLILARRCAMTSSGEFWLQCESIVQDLDDRRQELPPGTLKQLHTRMLFILTRCTRLLQFHKESALAEDEHVFNLRQSRVLHTTGKCIPPSVGRDPKNSSSLKISKASLKKAHSQEQNTLNWKKGTTKPEIQLPPADDDSSKNSESPSGRNRMASWKKFPSPSGRSPKETAQLKDQNYGTVEPLKTSDKKFISDIDLSVAKPSELLAVKDSHDHASKHQHKVSWGYWGDQQNNSEENSIICRICEEDVPTSHVEDHSRICAVADRCDQKGLSVNERLVRISETLEKMMESSTQKDSQQMVGSPDVAKVSNSSMTEESDALSPKLSDWSRRGSADMLDCFPETENSVFMDDLKGLPLISCRTRFGPKSDQGMTTSSAGSMTPRSPLMTPRTSQIDLLLAGKGAYSEHDDLPQMNELADIARCAANVSLDDDRTASYLLSCLDDLRVVVERRKFDALTVETFGTRIEKLIREKYLQLTEMVDVEKIDIESPVIDDDVILEDDVVRSLRTSPIHSSKDRTSIDDFEIIKPISRGAFGRVFLAKKRITGDLFAIKVLKKADMIRKNAVESILAERDILITVRNPFVVRFFYSFTCRENLYLVMEYLNGGDLYSLLRNLGCLDEEVARVYIAEVVLALEYLHSLRVVHRDLKPDNLLIAHDGHIKLTDFGLSKVGLINSTDDLSGPAVSGTSLLGEDESYTSTSEDQRERRKKRSAVGTPDYLAPEILLGTGHGSYSPVFMFKGILRIGGLLESFYLSCLSVFHPSMQSIRRLCNFLCL
- the LOC101496611 gene encoding probable serine/threonine protein kinase IREH1 isoform X2, with translation MVFKGRFFSSKKSDTSSPDASSNSPRSISSNSPSRSDKKKTKSTVIQTLTSTAGTTTSGGGGGGIIGASAASRKTLVKDGSKKKDVVKGKESEILLESRSRSGLKKLSPATAMEVKELPLTSPYSSSSSSSTAAASVSPILASSLGLNRIKTRSGPLPQESFFGFRGDKGGAAAALGASNLSRPGVGKKKDVGSQNRVGFREGLGTDVCVDNGSSLDGMSVGSGVQSTEQSPVVLPPSRLQNGESSSEAGAQASSQTQTGDLRSEDVCTPETAYDFENPKESESPRFQAILRVTSAPGKRFPGDIKSFSHELNSKGVRPFPFWKPRRLNNNLEEILVVIRAKFDKEKEEVNSELAIFAADLVGVLEKNADTHPEWQETIEDLLILARRCAMTSSGEFWLQCESIVQDLDDRRQELPPGTLKQLHTRMLFILTRCTRLLQFHKESALAEDEHVFNLRQSRVLHTTGKCIPPSVGRDPKNSSSLKISKASLKKAHSQEQNTLNWKKGTTKPEIQLPPADDDSSKNSESPSGRNRMASWKKFPSPSGRSPKETAQLKDQNYGTVEPLKTSDKKFISDIDLSVAKPSELLAVKDSHDHASKHQHKVSWGYWGDQQNNSEENSIICRICEEDVPTSHVEDHSRICAVADRCDQKGLSVNERLVRISETLEKMMESSTQKDSQQMVGSPDVAKVSNSSMTEESDALSPKLSDWSRRGSADMLDCFPETENSVFMDDLKGLPLISCRTRFGPKSDQGMTTSSAGSMTPRSPLMTPRTSQIDLLLAGKGAYSEHDDLPQMNELADIARCAANVSLDDDRTASYLLSCLDDLRVVVERRKFDALTVETFGTRIEKLIREKYLQLTEMVDVEKIDIESPVIDDDVILEDDVVRSLRTSPIHSSKDRTSIDDFEIIKPISRGAFGRVFLAKKRITGDLFAIKVLKKADMIRKNAVESILAERDILITVRNPFVVRFFYSFTCRENLYLVMEYLNGGDLYSLLRNLGCLDEEVARVYIAEVVLALEYLHSLRVVHRDLKPDNLLIAHDGHIKLTDFGLSKVGLINSTDDLSGPAVSGTSLLGEDESYTSTSEDQRERRKKRSAVGTPDYLAPEILLGTGHGSYSPVFMFKGILRIGGLLESFYLSCLSVFHPSMQSIRRLLTEDPNQRLGARGASEVKQHVFFKDINWDTLARQKAAFVPASESALDTSYFTSRYSWNTSDGLPYPASDMEDSSDADSLSGSSSCLSNRHDEVGDECGGLAEFDSSSSVNYSFSNFSFKNLSQLASINYDLTKGWKDDPSTNSSA